A genomic stretch from Pirellulales bacterium includes:
- a CDS encoding ABC transporter permease, whose protein sequence is MPHRHPPESPPAPTAVTAPSKQAHRAGSDLPFLALMGGLGGSYILLILAMLAADMVYTSPAHFAAALAKPEIQFAVRLTLISCTISALLSIWVATPLAYLLSRFQFRGRWLIDTALDVPVVLPPLVIGLSLLILFHLPIAGGNLEEWFQRHLRFRVTFQKPAVILAQFAVACAFAVQTMRVTFDQIDPRAEQVALTLGCRRSQAFLKVVLPQAWRGLIAAFTIAWARSLGEFGPILVFAGATRMRTEVLSTTVFLELSVGQLEAAVAVSLLMVMAAMAVLGIVRLVGAKVH, encoded by the coding sequence ATGCCCCATCGACATCCGCCCGAATCGCCGCCGGCCCCGACGGCCGTAACCGCACCATCCAAGCAAGCCCATCGGGCGGGATCGGATCTGCCCTTCCTGGCCTTGATGGGCGGGCTGGGAGGCAGCTATATCCTGCTGATCCTCGCCATGCTGGCCGCGGATATGGTGTACACGTCGCCCGCACATTTCGCCGCCGCGCTGGCGAAACCGGAGATTCAGTTTGCCGTGCGTTTGACCCTCATCAGTTGTACGATTTCGGCGCTGCTGTCAATCTGGGTGGCCACGCCGCTTGCGTACTTGCTGTCGCGGTTTCAGTTTCGGGGCCGCTGGCTGATCGACACGGCACTCGACGTGCCGGTGGTGCTGCCGCCGCTGGTGATCGGGCTGAGCCTGCTGATTCTGTTTCATCTGCCGATCGCCGGGGGCAACCTGGAGGAGTGGTTTCAACGACACCTCCGCTTTCGGGTGACGTTTCAGAAGCCGGCGGTGATTCTGGCCCAATTTGCCGTGGCCTGCGCGTTTGCGGTGCAGACGATGCGGGTCACGTTTGACCAGATCGACCCGCGGGCGGAACAAGTGGCGCTCACGCTCGGCTGCCGGCGGAGCCAGGCTTTTCTGAAGGTCGTGCTGCCGCAGGCCTGGCGGGGACTGATTGCGGCCTTCACGATTGCCTGGGCCCGGTCGCTGGGAGAATTCGGGCCAATTCTGGTCTTTGCCGGTGCCACGCGGATGCGGACTGAAGTGCTCTCGACGACGGTGTTTCTCGAGCTCAGCGTCGGCCAGCTTGAGGCGGCTGTGGCGGTATCTCTGCTTATGGTCATGGCGGCGATGGCCGTGCTGGGAATCGTGCGGTTGGTGGGGGCGAAGGTACACTGA
- a CDS encoding DUF4058 family protein, with protein MPSPFPGMNPYLEQNDTWEDFHHEFLTRARAQLEPQVGAAYYVKVEVRPYIHELSADERRYFGRADAAVTSRAERDRGVPVAEIESPVTLTMPAVEFARESWLEAHDRRDRRVITAIELLSPGNKDRVEHREAYLAKRNEILAGPTHLVEIGLLRGGERPSIPMLPKCDYYALVSRCEHRPNMSFWPISLRQRLPVIAVPLSGADPNAQLDLQRALDEAYDAARYDKYIYAEEPQPRLSTADAEWARQFVP; from the coding sequence ATGCCTTCTCCCTTTCCAGGGATGAATCCCTACTTGGAGCAAAACGATACTTGGGAAGACTTCCACCATGAGTTTCTGACTCGAGCGCGGGCACAATTGGAACCTCAAGTTGGAGCGGCCTATTACGTGAAAGTCGAAGTGCGGCCGTATATTCACGAGCTATCTGCCGATGAGCGACGGTACTTCGGTCGTGCGGATGCCGCAGTGACGTCGCGCGCCGAGCGAGATCGCGGCGTTCCTGTGGCGGAGATCGAGTCGCCGGTGACGTTGACGATGCCCGCCGTGGAGTTCGCGCGTGAGTCGTGGCTCGAAGCGCATGACCGTCGCGATCGGCGAGTGATCACGGCGATCGAACTACTCAGTCCCGGAAACAAGGACCGAGTGGAACACCGCGAGGCATATCTGGCGAAGCGCAACGAGATTCTGGCGGGCCCGACCCACCTGGTCGAAATTGGCCTGCTACGCGGAGGCGAACGGCCCTCGATCCCGATGCTGCCGAAGTGCGACTACTACGCGCTGGTGAGCCGATGCGAGCACCGGCCCAATATGAGCTTCTGGCCGATTAGCCTTCGCCAGCGGCTTCCGGTCATTGCCGTTCCGCTTTCCGGAGCCGACCCCAATGCGCAGCTTGACCTTCAACGGGCGCTCGATGAGGCCTACGATGCGGCCCGCTACGACAAGTACATCTACGCGGAAGAGCCCCAGCCTCGGCTGTCTACGGCCGACGCGGAGTGGGCGCGGCAATTCGTACCGTAA
- the rfbA gene encoding glucose-1-phosphate thymidylyltransferase RfbA: protein MSESYLHKGIVLAGGSGTRLYPVTRSVSKQLLPVYDKPMIYYPLSALMLAGIRDILLITTPADVAAYERLLGDGGWIGVSVRYAVQPRPEGLAQAFVIGREFVGHDSVALILGDNLFYGQGFQPMLEEAVSHRTGATVFAYAVKDPERYGVVEFDRQGKAISIEEKPAHPKSHHAVTGLYFYDNQVLDIAASLRPSPRGELEITDVNRHYLERGELRVRSFTRGFAWLDTGTHESLLQASNFIETIELRQGLKVACLEEVAYLKGYITASQLEALAAPLKNSYGDYLRDLLAREEG from the coding sequence GTGAGCGAGAGCTATCTTCACAAGGGGATCGTGCTGGCCGGCGGGTCGGGCACGCGGCTCTATCCCGTCACGCGATCGGTCAGCAAGCAACTGCTGCCGGTGTATGACAAGCCGATGATCTACTACCCGCTCTCGGCGCTGATGCTGGCGGGCATTCGCGACATTTTGCTGATCACCACGCCGGCCGACGTGGCGGCCTACGAGCGGCTGCTGGGCGACGGCGGCTGGATCGGCGTTTCGGTCCGCTATGCCGTTCAGCCGCGGCCCGAAGGGCTGGCCCAGGCGTTCGTCATCGGCCGCGAGTTTGTGGGGCACGATTCGGTGGCCCTGATCCTGGGCGACAACCTGTTTTACGGCCAGGGCTTTCAGCCGATGCTGGAAGAGGCCGTCAGCCACCGCACCGGAGCCACGGTGTTCGCCTACGCGGTCAAAGATCCGGAGCGTTACGGCGTGGTGGAATTCGACCGCCAGGGCAAGGCCATTTCGATCGAGGAGAAGCCGGCCCACCCCAAGTCGCACCATGCGGTGACGGGGCTTTATTTCTACGACAACCAGGTGCTCGACATTGCGGCCTCGCTCAGGCCTTCGCCCCGCGGCGAGCTGGAGATCACCGACGTCAATCGACACTACCTCGAGCGCGGCGAGCTGCGGGTGCGGAGCTTCACGCGCGGTTTCGCCTGGCTCGACACGGGCACGCACGAGTCGCTGTTGCAGGCCTCGAATTTCATCGAAACGATCGAATTACGGCAGGGTCTCAAAGTCGCCTGTCTGGAGGAGGTGGCCTATCTGAAGGGATACATCACCGCCTCGCAGCTCGAAGCGTTGGCCGCGCCGCTGAAGAACTCTTATGGCGATTACCTCCGCGATCTGCTGGCCAGGGAGGAAGGATGA
- a CDS encoding DUF433 domain-containing protein, translated as MTVLEQQQPLTLPVPLYEDPPGVFRVGKSRVLLELVIRAFQRGQTPEGIVQSYDTLSLRDVYAVVSYYLANPAPIDEYLGACDQKAEAMRQKLQAAGMTGGVGKEELLARARTKGLFRDQASGR; from the coding sequence ATGACTGTCCTGGAACAGCAGCAGCCGCTCACGCTGCCGGTCCCATTATATGAAGATCCGCCCGGCGTTTTTCGTGTTGGGAAGAGCCGTGTGCTGCTTGAACTGGTGATCCGCGCATTTCAACGCGGACAGACACCCGAAGGCATCGTCCAGTCGTACGACACGTTGAGTCTGCGCGACGTTTATGCCGTCGTCAGCTACTACCTTGCGAACCCAGCCCCCATCGACGAGTACCTCGGCGCCTGCGATCAGAAGGCAGAAGCGATGCGCCAAAAGCTGCAGGCCGCGGGCATGACTGGCGGCGTCGGCAAGGAGGAACTGCTCGCCCGTGCCCGCACGAAAGGTCTGTTCCGTGATCAAGCTTCTGGCCGATGA
- a CDS encoding sulfatase-like hydrolase/transferase, giving the protein MSLHFLLRIVSATRLLALIALTFSVYVLPAEAASPQRPNIVVIVADDLGWGDVGFHGAALKTPHLDRLAREGIELRQHYVAPVCSPTRAAFNSGRYWSRFGVTTPNNERAFRFDTVTLASALKSVGYRTALTGKWHLGSMPQWGPSRFGFDHSYGSLAGGCGPYDHRYKTGPCTHTWHRDDQLIEEEGHITDLIAREAVRWIEDQTEAPFFLYVPFTAVHIPVDEPQRWLDLYPDIAGPSRRQYAACVSHLDDAVGRIVEALARAGRRRQTLLVFFSDNGGYPTARNDDPLYPDGGKYVAGPAGGSNVPLRGRKTELYEGGIRVPALVNWPGTLKPGKATAPIHVVDWMPTLCSLAGYKPDRDLKWDGQDIWPVLTGAVTTRPRELYWAGPGHRTDAVRQGDWKLIVHRKPEAPPELFNLTQDPNEQTNLADEQPQRVAALKQLLARLAERDNDALADDKEPE; this is encoded by the coding sequence TTGAGCCTGCACTTCTTATTGCGAATCGTGTCTGCCACGCGCTTGTTGGCATTGATTGCGTTGACGTTCTCCGTGTACGTGTTACCGGCTGAGGCGGCAAGTCCGCAGCGGCCGAATATCGTGGTGATCGTCGCCGACGATCTCGGCTGGGGCGACGTCGGCTTCCACGGCGCGGCGTTGAAGACGCCGCACCTCGACAGGTTGGCGCGGGAAGGGATCGAGCTGCGGCAGCACTATGTCGCTCCGGTGTGCAGCCCGACTCGGGCCGCCTTCAACAGCGGCCGTTACTGGAGTCGCTTCGGCGTCACCACGCCGAACAACGAACGGGCGTTCCGCTTCGATACCGTCACGCTGGCCAGCGCTCTCAAGTCGGTCGGCTACCGCACCGCCCTGACCGGCAAGTGGCACCTCGGTTCGATGCCGCAGTGGGGGCCGAGCCGGTTCGGCTTCGACCACAGTTACGGCTCGCTGGCCGGCGGCTGCGGGCCGTACGATCACCGTTACAAGACCGGACCGTGTACGCACACCTGGCATCGCGACGACCAACTCATCGAGGAGGAGGGCCACATTACCGACCTGATTGCCCGCGAAGCCGTCCGCTGGATCGAAGATCAAACGGAAGCGCCGTTCTTCCTCTACGTTCCCTTTACGGCCGTTCACATCCCCGTCGACGAGCCGCAACGTTGGCTCGACTTGTACCCTGACATCGCCGGACCCTCTCGCCGTCAGTACGCGGCCTGCGTGTCGCACCTGGACGATGCGGTCGGCCGGATTGTCGAGGCGCTGGCGCGCGCCGGCCGGCGGCGACAGACGCTGCTGGTGTTCTTCAGCGACAACGGCGGTTATCCGACCGCGCGCAACGACGACCCGCTCTATCCCGACGGCGGCAAGTACGTCGCCGGGCCGGCCGGCGGCAGTAACGTGCCGCTGCGTGGCAGAAAGACGGAGCTGTACGAGGGCGGCATCCGCGTGCCGGCGCTGGTCAACTGGCCCGGCACGCTGAAGCCGGGGAAAGCGACCGCGCCCATCCATGTCGTCGATTGGATGCCCACGTTGTGTAGTCTGGCCGGTTACAAACCGGACCGGGACTTGAAGTGGGACGGCCAGGACATCTGGCCGGTTTTGACCGGCGCGGTCACCACGCGGCCGCGCGAGCTGTATTGGGCCGGGCCGGGTCACCGCACCGACGCCGTACGGCAGGGCGATTGGAAGCTGATCGTCCACCGCAAGCCGGAGGCACCGCCGGAGCTGTTCAACCTGACCCAAGACCCCAACGAGCAGACGAACCTGGCGGATGAGCAGCCCCAGCGCGTGGCGGCGCTCAAGCAGCTCCTCGCTCGTCTGGCCGAGCGCGATAACGACGCGCTGGCCGACGATAAGGAGCCGGAATAA
- a CDS encoding prolyl oligopeptidase family serine peptidase has product MQQPLSRRHWLLGSAAGLAGVSLRALHAEEPVAVPTIDERIRKLADEAPLAMQFKGGNAEDCLRWQRQFAAQLRTLLGPHQPPNEWTTVVERSVELKDHRREELLLVAAGHPPLPVYLLLPRAADKEPLAGVLAVHGHGKFGYDPVAGRDELPGVAAAIDESNYDYGRQLVRRGYAVAVPCLTPFGRRLGDRSSYGSQDPCGISYLRLQLLGKLLIAENLRDCLWALEMLARHERVDAKRLACVGLSYGGRMTMLTAALEPRVRAAVVSGALNVMQERVAVRYSCGAQVIPGLLQYGDTPEIGSLIAPRPCVWEAGSRDSLVKPDWAENALARILRAYRAMGAEDQLEVDRFEGGHEWSGRLGFPMLEKALK; this is encoded by the coding sequence ATGCAACAACCACTTTCTCGCCGTCACTGGCTGCTCGGCTCCGCGGCTGGCCTCGCGGGCGTCTCGCTGCGCGCTCTCCACGCAGAAGAGCCGGTCGCCGTGCCGACGATCGATGAGCGAATCCGCAAGCTGGCCGACGAAGCGCCGCTGGCGATGCAGTTCAAGGGCGGCAATGCCGAAGACTGCCTTCGCTGGCAACGGCAATTCGCCGCGCAATTGAGAACGCTGCTGGGACCGCACCAGCCGCCGAATGAGTGGACGACGGTGGTCGAACGCAGCGTCGAGTTGAAAGATCATCGCCGCGAAGAACTGCTGCTGGTCGCCGCCGGGCACCCGCCGCTGCCGGTCTATTTGCTCTTGCCGCGCGCCGCGGACAAGGAGCCGCTCGCCGGCGTGCTGGCGGTCCACGGCCACGGCAAGTTTGGTTACGATCCGGTCGCCGGCCGCGACGAGCTGCCGGGCGTGGCCGCAGCGATCGACGAGAGCAACTACGACTATGGCCGGCAACTGGTCCGCCGCGGCTATGCGGTGGCCGTCCCTTGCCTGACTCCCTTCGGCCGCCGCTTGGGAGACCGCTCCAGTTATGGTTCCCAAGATCCCTGCGGAATCAGTTACCTGCGGCTGCAACTGTTGGGCAAGCTGCTGATCGCCGAGAATCTGCGAGATTGCCTCTGGGCCCTCGAAATGCTGGCCCGGCATGAACGGGTCGACGCCAAACGGCTGGCCTGCGTGGGACTATCCTACGGCGGGCGGATGACGATGTTGACCGCGGCGCTGGAACCGCGGGTTCGCGCGGCCGTCGTCTCCGGTGCGCTGAACGTGATGCAGGAGCGGGTTGCCGTTCGCTACAGTTGCGGCGCGCAAGTCATCCCCGGCCTGCTCCAATACGGCGACACGCCGGAGATCGGCTCGTTGATCGCCCCGCGGCCCTGCGTCTGGGAGGCCGGTTCGCGCGACAGCCTGGTCAAACCTGACTGGGCCGAAAACGCGCTCGCGCGCATCCTGCGGGCCTACCGGGCCATGGGCGCCGAGGATCAACTCGAAGTCGATCGCTTCGAAGGCGGACACGAGTGGAGCGGACGCCTCGGCTTTCCGATGCTCGAAAAAGCCTTGAAATGA
- the rfbB gene encoding dTDP-glucose 4,6-dehydratase, whose protein sequence is MNTILVTGGAGFIGSCFVRQWLSAGAGRLVDLDKLTYAGNLDSLASVADNPRHVLIEGDIADRTLVAQLLADFQPDAVVNFAAESHVDRSIEGPAAFVQTNVVGTCELLEACRDYWNKLADARRQAFRFLHVSTDEVYGSLGKTGAFTEESRCAPNSPYAASKAAADFFVRAYHHTYGLPVLTTNCSNNYGPYQFPEKLIPLIILNALEGKPLPVYGDGQQVRDWLFVEDHCEAIRSVLARGKVGEVYNIGGNCERANLDVVRTICQLVDRLRPGLPHAPCSTLITYVTDRPGHDRRYAIDAGKIKAQLGWSPRHDFAGGLEQTVRWYLDNPGWVERVTSGVYQRQRLGLIKEG, encoded by the coding sequence ATGAATACCATTCTCGTCACCGGCGGAGCCGGCTTCATCGGCAGTTGCTTCGTGCGCCAATGGCTGTCGGCCGGCGCGGGTCGGCTGGTCGATCTCGACAAACTCACCTATGCCGGAAATCTCGACTCGCTGGCCTCCGTGGCCGACAATCCGCGGCACGTGCTGATCGAAGGCGACATCGCCGATCGCACCCTCGTCGCTCAGTTGTTGGCCGACTTTCAGCCCGACGCGGTCGTCAATTTTGCCGCCGAGTCGCACGTCGACCGATCGATCGAGGGACCGGCGGCGTTCGTGCAGACCAACGTCGTGGGCACGTGCGAATTGCTCGAAGCCTGCCGCGATTATTGGAACAAGCTCGCCGACGCCCGGCGCCAGGCGTTTCGCTTCCTGCACGTCTCGACCGACGAGGTCTATGGATCGCTGGGAAAAACCGGGGCCTTCACCGAAGAAAGCCGCTGCGCCCCCAATTCGCCCTACGCCGCCTCCAAGGCCGCCGCCGATTTCTTTGTGCGGGCCTATCACCACACCTACGGACTGCCGGTGCTCACCACCAACTGCTCGAACAACTACGGGCCGTACCAGTTCCCAGAGAAACTCATTCCGCTGATAATTCTCAACGCCCTGGAAGGCAAGCCGCTGCCGGTCTATGGCGACGGCCAGCAGGTGCGCGATTGGCTGTTCGTGGAAGACCATTGCGAAGCGATTCGCAGCGTGCTGGCGCGCGGCAAGGTCGGCGAGGTCTACAACATCGGCGGCAACTGCGAACGGGCCAATCTCGACGTGGTGCGCACCATCTGCCAGCTCGTCGACCGCCTGCGGCCCGGCCTGCCGCACGCGCCTTGCTCGACTCTCATCACCTACGTGACCGACCGTCCGGGCCACGATCGCCGCTACGCGATCGACGCGGGCAAGATCAAGGCCCAACTCGGCTGGTCGCCGAGACACGACTTTGCCGGCGGACTGGAACAAACCGTGCGCTGGTATCTCGACAACCCCGGCTGGGTCGAGCGCGTGACCAGCGGCGTCTATCAGCGCCAACGGCTGGGACTGATCAAGGAGGGTTAA
- a CDS encoding DUF5615 family PIN-like protein yields MIKLLADENFDGDILRALVRRMPILDVVRVQDVGLIQTPDSTILAWAAAEDRILLTHDRDTVPGFAYDRVRSGQSMPGVFLVSDQMPRGQAIDELLLAVECYTSDDCKDLVRHFPL; encoded by the coding sequence GTGATCAAGCTTCTGGCCGATGAGAACTTCGACGGGGATATCTTGCGCGCCCTCGTTCGCCGCATGCCGATCCTGGATGTGGTGCGCGTGCAAGACGTAGGACTGATCCAAACTCCAGATTCAACGATTCTGGCGTGGGCTGCGGCCGAAGACCGGATCCTGCTCACGCACGACCGCGACACCGTTCCCGGGTTCGCCTACGACCGAGTTCGCAGCGGACAATCCATGCCAGGCGTCTTTCTCGTTAGCGACCAAATGCCAAGAGGACAGGCGATCGACGAGTTGCTTCTGGCTGTCGAGTGCTATACTTCTGACGACTGCAAAGACTTAGTCCGTCATTTTCCCCTTTGA
- a CDS encoding MoaD/ThiS family protein: MHVRVEFTGQLRTAIGRANDHVDLPEGATVAMLLVQLGEHCGEEARPHLLNASGQLQPSLLVAINGTAFPSRQAEATVLREGDTVVLLPPIAGG, from the coding sequence ATGCACGTTCGCGTCGAGTTCACCGGACAACTCCGGACGGCGATTGGTCGAGCGAACGACCATGTCGATCTGCCGGAGGGAGCCACGGTGGCGATGCTGCTCGTGCAACTGGGAGAACACTGCGGCGAAGAGGCGCGGCCGCACCTCTTGAACGCCTCGGGGCAACTGCAGCCAAGCCTGCTGGTGGCGATCAACGGGACTGCTTTTCCGTCGCGGCAGGCAGAGGCGACCGTTCTGCGGGAGGGGGATACCGTCGTGCTGTTGCCGCCGATCGCTGGAGGTTAG
- a CDS encoding HesA/MoeB/ThiF family protein produces the protein MKPLPELTADEQGRYEWQLRVRDFGLEGQRRLKAATVLVSRIGGVGGSVALQLAAAGIGRLILAHAGNARLNDLNRQLLMTTESVGLPRVETAARRLRELNPHVGIETVGENISESNAADLVSRCDVVVSAAPQFAERLLMNREAVRRRKPLVDCSMYDLEARLMTVLPGRTPCLECLYPEPPPNWQRQFPVFSAVSCMVGSLAAMEAIKVVAGFGAPLAGRLLVSDLRDMSFRTLPIARREDCAACGSVAHGG, from the coding sequence ATGAAACCGCTGCCCGAATTGACTGCCGACGAACAGGGCCGCTACGAGTGGCAGTTGAGGGTGCGCGACTTTGGCCTGGAAGGCCAGCGCCGCCTCAAAGCAGCGACGGTGCTGGTCTCCCGCATCGGGGGCGTGGGAGGATCGGTGGCTCTGCAGCTTGCGGCGGCGGGCATCGGACGGCTGATTCTGGCGCATGCGGGCAATGCGCGGCTGAACGACCTCAACCGCCAACTGCTGATGACGACCGAGAGTGTCGGGCTACCGCGGGTTGAGACCGCCGCGCGACGTCTGCGGGAGCTGAACCCGCACGTTGGAATAGAGACGGTCGGGGAGAACATTAGCGAAAGTAATGCGGCCGATCTGGTCAGCCGATGTGACGTGGTCGTGAGTGCGGCCCCGCAGTTCGCGGAGCGGCTGCTGATGAATCGGGAAGCGGTGCGGCGGCGGAAGCCGCTGGTCGACTGCTCGATGTACGATCTGGAAGCCCGCTTGATGACGGTGCTGCCCGGCCGGACGCCGTGCCTGGAGTGCCTGTATCCGGAGCCACCTCCCAACTGGCAACGGCAGTTTCCCGTCTTCAGCGCGGTCTCGTGTATGGTAGGTTCACTGGCGGCGATGGAAGCGATCAAGGTGGTTGCGGGATTCGGCGCGCCGCTTGCCGGGCGGCTTCTGGTGAGCGACCTGCGCGACATGAGTTTTCGCACGCTGCCGATCGCTCGCCGCGAAGACTGCGCCGCGTGCGGTTCGGTCGCGCATGGCGGATAA
- a CDS encoding ATP-binding cassette domain-containing protein, with protein sequence MIELRNVSIRSGSFVLSDVTLTVPTGGYAILMGGTGQGKTTIVEAICGLRTVERGSVIVGGVDVTRFKPADRGIGYVPQDLALFPTMTVREHLEFALRIRRAARTLIRDRVADLSHVLGIEGLLERDVHHLSGGEAQRVALGRALAFDPQVLLMDEPLKALDETTRDRLCELLRSVQRDRGLTTLHVTHSRTEARALADHLLVIESRRVTERPLTLLATREDHADGSSSSSPGSATRLHERTAS encoded by the coding sequence ATGATCGAGCTCCGCAATGTGTCGATTCGCTCCGGTTCGTTTGTCCTGAGCGATGTCACGCTGACCGTCCCCACGGGCGGATACGCGATTCTGATGGGAGGCACGGGGCAGGGGAAGACGACGATTGTGGAAGCGATCTGCGGGTTGCGGACGGTCGAACGGGGTAGCGTCATCGTCGGAGGCGTGGATGTCACCCGCTTCAAGCCCGCGGACCGCGGCATCGGTTACGTGCCGCAGGATCTGGCGCTGTTTCCCACGATGACGGTCCGCGAACATCTGGAGTTCGCCCTGCGGATTCGGCGCGCCGCACGGACGCTGATCCGCGACCGGGTGGCCGATCTGTCGCACGTGCTGGGAATTGAAGGGCTGTTGGAGCGGGACGTGCATCATCTGAGCGGCGGCGAGGCGCAGCGGGTCGCGCTCGGGCGGGCGCTGGCGTTTGATCCGCAGGTGCTGCTGATGGATGAGCCTCTCAAGGCCCTTGATGAAACGACCCGCGACCGGCTCTGCGAGCTGCTGCGTTCGGTTCAGCGCGACCGCGGCCTGACGACACTGCACGTCACGCACAGCCGAACCGAGGCGCGGGCGCTGGCGGACCACTTGCTGGTGATCGAGTCGCGCCGCGTGACGGAGCGTCCGCTCACGCTGCTGGCCACGCGCGAAGACCACGCCGATGGGAGCTCCAGCAGCTCGCCGGGCTCTGCGACTCGATTACACGAAAGGACCGCCTCATGA